The following coding sequences are from one uncultured Desulfobacter sp. window:
- a CDS encoding sugar transferase, which translates to MLKEKNRLFLRIQRLIDLCITTGCFVAAYFIKRNLLPSDYSSLSTGPNYYLVLVLIVMIWSICFTWVGLYQSFRENPFSWFFINIVKACLSGVLILNVVLFAMGIKDMSRILMGIFFVLNIFGLTLFKWCVVMLLQQLRAKGYNTRNVLIVGSRDRAVSVIKSIDVSREGGYRILGCFDINPEIVGSSVVNGYKVIGTITDLKAYLENNVVDELIFAMPLRIMDDPDKYLVLAEAMGVRVRFVPDWQIHYLRYTPAVAQMHVIDFSGIPTLTLQSTPVNEGLLLMKSFMDYGLALFSLIFFAPVFAIISLAIYLASPGPVFYSQERLGQNGRRFKVLKFRSMVLDADKKLDALKALNEADGPAFKIKRDPRIIPYVGTFLRKSSLDELPQLINVLKGDMSLVGPRPPLPSEVCQYEVWQRRRLSMKPGLTCLWQIAPKRNDLSFDEWMRLDLQYIDKWSLRLDFMLIMKTVGSVLTGAGR; encoded by the coding sequence ATGTTAAAAGAGAAAAACAGACTTTTCCTTCGTATTCAACGGCTGATTGATCTATGCATCACTACAGGCTGTTTTGTCGCAGCCTATTTTATAAAGAGAAATCTTCTTCCATCCGACTACTCTTCACTCTCTACTGGCCCCAATTATTATCTTGTCCTGGTGTTGATTGTTATGATCTGGTCCATATGCTTTACCTGGGTGGGGCTGTATCAATCATTTCGTGAGAATCCGTTTTCCTGGTTTTTTATCAATATTGTCAAGGCATGTCTTTCAGGGGTTCTCATCCTTAATGTGGTGTTATTTGCCATGGGCATCAAGGATATGAGCCGGATTCTGATGGGTATCTTTTTCGTGCTGAATATATTCGGTCTGACGTTGTTCAAGTGGTGTGTTGTGATGTTGCTCCAGCAGCTTCGGGCCAAGGGCTATAACACGCGAAATGTCCTGATTGTGGGGAGCCGGGACCGGGCTGTGTCTGTGATCAAATCCATTGATGTGAGCCGGGAAGGGGGGTATCGAATTCTTGGCTGCTTTGATATAAATCCTGAAATTGTTGGGTCCTCGGTCGTCAATGGGTACAAAGTGATTGGCACCATAACGGATCTTAAAGCATATCTTGAAAACAATGTGGTGGACGAGTTGATATTTGCCATGCCCCTGAGGATCATGGATGATCCTGATAAATACCTGGTGCTGGCAGAAGCCATGGGCGTCCGGGTCCGGTTTGTGCCGGACTGGCAAATTCATTATTTAAGATATACACCGGCTGTGGCCCAGATGCATGTAATCGATTTTAGCGGTATCCCCACACTGACGTTGCAAAGTACCCCGGTAAATGAGGGGTTGCTCTTGATGAAGTCCTTTATGGACTATGGATTGGCCCTGTTTTCCCTGATTTTTTTTGCGCCGGTGTTTGCAATCATCAGCCTGGCGATTTATCTGGCATCGCCAGGACCGGTTTTTTACAGCCAGGAAAGGCTGGGTCAAAACGGCCGGCGGTTTAAGGTGCTCAAGTTCCGAAGCATGGTTTTGGATGCGGATAAAAAGCTGGACGCGTTAAAGGCATTGAACGAGGCGGACGGGCCTGCCTTTAAAATTAAACGAGATCCCCGGATTATTCCCTATGTGGGCACTTTTTTACGAAAGAGCAGTTTGGATGAACTGCCCCAGTTAATAAATGTTTTGAAGGGGGATATGAGTCTGGTTGGGCCGCGGCCGCCGTTGCCCAGCGAAGTGTGCCAATATGAGGTTTGGCAGCGCAGACGGCTTTCCATGAAGCCGGGATTGACCTGTCTGTGGCAGATTGCACCCAAGCGAAATGATCTTTCCTTTGATGAGTGGATGAGATTGGATTTACAATATATTGATAAATGGTCCCTTCGCCTGGATTTTATGTTGATCATGAAAACTGTGGGCAGTGTGTTGACCGGGGCGGGACGATAA
- the rfbD gene encoding dTDP-4-dehydrorhamnose reductase, translating into MNILLFGSRGQLGWELQRTCPSHIKLESYGSQDVDFSDPKGLERCIEKSDAGWIINAAAYTAVDRAEEEEKQADLLNHLALARIAETARNTHKKVVQISTDFIFDGISSIPVAPDTPANPLSVYGKTKLAGERAVQQILQHDSVIIRTAWLYSSHGNNFVKTMLQLMRDRDHLSVVDDQIGTPTWANGLALCVWRAIDQELSGVHHWTDAGVASWYDFAVAIQEIGLELKLLDKQIPISPIPCAQYPTPAKRPAFSVLDKRSTWQSLTITPVHWRAQLKTMLTELI; encoded by the coding sequence ATGAACATTCTATTGTTCGGTTCCCGGGGGCAATTGGGCTGGGAATTGCAGCGGACTTGTCCTTCCCATATTAAGTTGGAATCCTACGGGTCTCAAGATGTAGATTTCAGCGATCCCAAAGGCCTCGAACGTTGCATTGAAAAGTCGGATGCCGGATGGATCATCAATGCTGCTGCGTATACCGCTGTTGATCGGGCCGAGGAAGAAGAGAAACAGGCAGATTTGCTCAATCATCTGGCTTTGGCCCGGATTGCCGAAACGGCTCGTAATACCCATAAGAAAGTGGTACAGATCTCAACAGATTTTATTTTTGACGGCATCTCTTCCATCCCCGTTGCACCGGACACGCCGGCAAACCCTTTATCCGTCTACGGTAAAACCAAACTTGCCGGCGAAAGAGCGGTTCAACAGATTTTACAGCATGATAGTGTGATTATCCGAACCGCGTGGCTTTATTCTTCCCATGGAAATAATTTTGTTAAAACCATGCTTCAATTGATGCGTGACCGGGATCATCTCAGTGTGGTGGATGACCAGATCGGCACCCCGACCTGGGCCAATGGACTGGCGCTTTGTGTGTGGCGTGCCATTGATCAAGAACTGTCCGGCGTCCATCATTGGACCGATGCCGGTGTTGCCTCTTGGTATGATTTTGCCGTGGCCATACAGGAAATTGGGTTGGAATTAAAGCTGTTGGACAAACAGATCCCCATCTCTCCCATCCCCTGCGCCCAATATCCTACGCCGGCAAAGCGACCGGCGTTTAGTGTGCTTGATAAGAGATCAACCTGGCAAAGTTTAACAATTACGCCTGTTCACTGGCGGGCCCAACTCAAAACCATGTTAACGGAGTTGATATAA
- the rfbC gene encoding dTDP-4-dehydrorhamnose 3,5-epimerase, translating into MKYTELSIPDVVLIEPKVFGDHRGFFMETFRADEFNEKVQSVRFVQDNHSMSKKGILRGLHYQIKQPQGKLVRVIEGEVFDVAVDIRKSSPYFGQWVGEILTAENKRMLWVPPGFAHGFYVLSDTAQFTYKCTDYYAPEYERSILWADQTIGIQWPGIEKEPPVLSQKDENGVRFQDAEVFA; encoded by the coding sequence ATGAAATATACTGAACTTTCGATACCCGATGTTGTACTCATAGAACCTAAAGTGTTCGGTGATCATCGCGGCTTTTTCATGGAAACATTCCGGGCTGATGAATTTAATGAGAAGGTGCAGTCTGTAAGGTTTGTCCAGGATAACCACAGTATGTCCAAAAAAGGTATTTTAAGGGGGCTGCATTACCAGATAAAGCAGCCCCAGGGCAAATTGGTGCGTGTAATTGAAGGAGAGGTCTTTGATGTGGCCGTGGATATTCGAAAATCTTCTCCCTATTTCGGGCAGTGGGTGGGCGAAATTTTGACAGCCGAGAATAAGCGGATGCTGTGGGTGCCGCCTGGATTTGCCCATGGGTTTTATGTGCTCAGCGATACGGCCCAGTTTACCTATAAATGCACGGATTATTATGCACCGGAGTATGAGCGCAGTATCCTCTGGGCCGATCAGACCATTGGGATTCAATGGCCTGGAATCGAAAAAGAACCGCCTGTGTTATCACAAAAAGATGAAAACGGTGTGCGGTTCCAGGATGCAGAGGTGTTTGCATGA
- the rfbB gene encoding dTDP-glucose 4,6-dehydratase, with amino-acid sequence MSAMLVTGGAGFIGTNFVYYWLKNHSKDKLIVLDALTYAGNRHSLQEAEAHAKCTFVHGDILDQELMENLLADHGIKTIVHFAAESHVDRSILGPDAFINTNIVGTHTLLKAAKKMWIDGNVEDHRFHHISTDEVYGTLTPDAPPFAETNPYLPNSPYAASKASSDHLVRAYHETYGLKTTISNCSNNYGPFQFPEKLIPLIIVNILDNKPLPVYGDGCQIRDWLYVDDHNYGVDLILHKGIPGETYNIGGNNEWKNIDIVRHVCDLLDQRFKVDAGLKQRFPESPAAKGQSSQSLITFVKDRAGHDRRYAINPAKISTDIGFSPRETFPTGIEKTITWFLSNEKWWRSIMDNSYRDWISSNYV; translated from the coding sequence ATGAGCGCCATGCTGGTTACCGGCGGAGCCGGATTTATCGGGACAAATTTTGTCTACTACTGGCTGAAAAATCATTCCAAAGACAAACTTATCGTTCTGGATGCTTTGACCTATGCCGGAAACCGGCACAGTCTGCAAGAGGCGGAAGCACATGCCAAATGCACCTTTGTCCATGGTGATATTCTGGACCAGGAGCTAATGGAAAACTTACTCGCTGATCATGGAATTAAAACCATTGTTCACTTTGCTGCCGAATCCCATGTGGACAGATCCATCCTGGGACCGGATGCGTTTATCAATACGAATATTGTGGGCACCCATACCCTGCTCAAGGCAGCTAAAAAGATGTGGATTGACGGCAATGTCGAAGATCACCGTTTTCACCATATCTCCACGGATGAAGTGTACGGCACGTTGACGCCCGACGCACCACCGTTTGCGGAGACTAACCCATATCTGCCAAATTCCCCATATGCGGCCAGCAAGGCCTCGTCTGATCATCTGGTCCGGGCATATCATGAAACCTATGGGCTTAAGACCACCATCAGCAACTGCTCAAACAATTATGGCCCGTTTCAGTTCCCGGAGAAACTGATCCCGCTGATTATTGTGAACATACTGGATAACAAGCCGTTGCCTGTTTACGGTGACGGATGTCAAATCCGGGACTGGCTCTATGTGGATGATCACAATTATGGGGTCGATTTGATTCTTCATAAAGGAATACCCGGAGAAACTTACAATATCGGCGGTAATAACGAGTGGAAAAATATTGATATTGTCCGGCATGTCTGCGATTTGCTGGATCAGCGGTTTAAGGTGGATGCCGGGTTAAAGCAACGCTTTCCTGAATCTCCTGCCGCGAAAGGACAATCCTCACAAAGCCTGATTACCTTTGTTAAAGACAGGGCCGGGCACGATCGCCGATATGCAATCAATCCGGCTAAAATCAGTACGGACATTGGGTTTTCCCCCCGGGAAACCTTTCCCACCGGAATTGAGAAAACAATCACCTGGTTTCTCTCAAACGAAAAATGGTGGCGAAGTATTATGGACAACAGTTACCGCGACTGGATTTCGTCCAACTACGTTTAA
- a CDS encoding WecB/TagA/CpsF family glycosyltransferase → MKVTDFIGFKFNDMSVEELLENISLDTYKYVVTPNIDHVVRYNKNNESLNEIYGNSSVTLCDSKIIQLLSILFKKKIKHVIPGSSLTALLFEKIINQTDRVCIIGSDSKDVAVIKDKYRLKKLYHMNPPMGFINDDIEIEKVLQFVKGSAPDYIFLAIGSPRQEIIAYFLKEHLEKGLSLCIGASIDFIAGSKQRAPDLWQNLRLEWLYRFLKEPKRLFKRYFIDSWAIFPILYNEIRKS, encoded by the coding sequence ATGAAAGTCACTGATTTTATAGGTTTTAAATTTAACGACATGAGTGTTGAAGAGCTCTTGGAGAACATTAGTTTAGATACGTATAAATATGTTGTTACTCCCAATATTGATCATGTTGTAAGATATAATAAAAATAATGAGTCTCTTAACGAAATCTACGGTAATTCATCCGTTACATTATGCGATAGCAAAATAATACAATTACTCTCAATTCTTTTTAAGAAAAAGATTAAACATGTAATTCCTGGAAGTAGTTTAACAGCTCTCCTTTTTGAAAAAATTATAAACCAAACCGATCGCGTTTGTATTATAGGATCTGACAGTAAGGATGTTGCAGTTATCAAGGATAAATACAGGTTAAAAAAATTGTATCATATGAATCCCCCAATGGGTTTTATAAATGATGATATAGAGATTGAGAAAGTGCTCCAATTTGTAAAAGGGTCTGCTCCTGATTATATTTTTTTGGCAATTGGTTCACCAAGGCAGGAAATCATCGCTTATTTTCTTAAAGAACATTTGGAAAAAGGCCTGTCTTTATGTATTGGTGCTTCTATTGACTTTATAGCGGGTTCAAAACAAAGGGCTCCTGATTTATGGCAAAATTTGAGACTTGAGTGGTTGTATAGGTTCCTCAAGGAGCCGAAAAGATTATTCAAACGCTATTTTATAGATTCGTGGGCAATATTTCCTATTCTATATAATGAGATTAGGAAATCATAG
- the rfbA gene encoding glucose-1-phosphate thymidylyltransferase RfbA — MRKGIILAGGSGTRLYPLTYSVSKQLMPVYDKPMIYYPLSTLMLSGITQILVITTPSDLAGFKHLLGDGSQWGINLEYAVQPSPDGLAQAFIIGEQFVGRDPVTLILGDNIFYADGLSRRLQTIGKQDQGATVFGYYVKDPERYGVVGFDKNHVVNSLEEKPEHPKSNYAVTGLYFYDNEVIDIAKTIKPSPRGELEITDVNNVYLSRGQLNVELFARGTAWLDTGTHESLLNAGTFIKVVEDRQGLKIACLEEIAFRMGWIDKEKLMQIAQPLLKNGYGQYLMGLCTQDADNEIY; from the coding sequence ATGCGTAAAGGAATTATTCTGGCTGGCGGATCCGGAACTCGGCTTTATCCGTTGACCTATTCAGTCAGTAAACAATTGATGCCGGTGTATGACAAACCCATGATTTATTATCCTTTGTCTACGCTGATGCTGTCGGGAATTACCCAGATTCTAGTTATTACAACTCCTTCGGACCTTGCTGGTTTTAAGCATCTTCTGGGGGATGGAAGTCAGTGGGGTATAAATCTTGAGTATGCGGTTCAGCCAAGTCCAGACGGTCTGGCCCAGGCATTTATTATTGGCGAGCAATTCGTTGGCCGGGACCCGGTTACACTTATTCTTGGTGACAATATCTTTTACGCAGACGGTTTATCCCGACGTCTTCAGACCATTGGTAAACAGGATCAAGGCGCGACGGTGTTTGGTTATTATGTTAAAGATCCTGAACGTTACGGGGTGGTGGGGTTTGATAAAAATCACGTTGTGAACAGTTTGGAAGAAAAGCCGGAACATCCCAAGTCCAATTATGCCGTCACCGGACTCTATTTTTATGACAATGAGGTTATTGACATTGCCAAAACCATCAAACCCTCCCCAAGGGGTGAATTGGAGATTACCGACGTCAATAATGTCTATCTGTCCCGGGGGCAGTTAAATGTGGAGCTGTTCGCCAGGGGAACGGCCTGGCTGGATACAGGCACCCATGAATCCTTGCTTAATGCCGGCACATTTATTAAGGTTGTGGAAGATCGGCAGGGTCTGAAAATCGCCTGTCTGGAAGAGATAGCCTTTAGAATGGGATGGATTGACAAAGAAAAGCTCATGCAGATTGCTCAGCCGCTTTTAAAAAACGGGTATGGTCAATATTTGATGGGTCTTTGCACACAGGACGCTGACAATGAAATATACTGA
- a CDS encoding nitroreductase family protein, giving the protein MNHYFKFLLPILRIFKIIFFFLIDSIRFIKYSNSILPNSSKKRIIANIIYLYHTVEKGIVMPNRRWNFGHSKIYDLIENCNCYIDRYGKDNDELHCAIGVLQTYLNEHSMNGISVPNVINMSIRALSRRVVNIEPVPQIKKTNEEYFSSTNSPFVDFAYSRASVRDYTEVTVPTDYIINAVDIAKSAPSACNRQATRVYIVQEREKIDKVLSYQNGNKGFGHLANKLLILTTEIASFRGAAERNFGWIDSGIFAMNLMYALHYLNIGSCCLNAGFSPFIEKKIRQLCEIPSEEVICLFIACGFVPDNIDLTKSTRKKTKELIRLR; this is encoded by the coding sequence ATGAACCACTATTTCAAATTTTTGCTTCCTATCCTCAGAATATTTAAAATTATATTTTTTTTCCTTATAGATTCAATTCGTTTTATAAAATACTCAAATTCTATTTTGCCTAATTCTTCAAAAAAACGAATAATTGCTAATATTATTTATTTGTATCATACTGTCGAGAAAGGTATCGTGATGCCGAATCGTCGTTGGAATTTTGGTCATTCCAAAATTTATGACTTAATCGAGAATTGTAACTGTTACATTGATCGATATGGTAAAGACAATGATGAACTACATTGCGCTATTGGCGTTTTGCAAACTTATCTTAATGAACATTCAATGAACGGGATTTCAGTCCCCAACGTTATTAATATGTCAATCCGAGCTCTTAGTAGACGGGTTGTAAATATTGAACCTGTCCCTCAAATAAAAAAAACAAATGAAGAATATTTTTCTTCAACAAATTCACCGTTTGTTGACTTTGCTTATAGTAGGGCTTCTGTTAGAGATTATACGGAAGTAACAGTACCTACTGATTATATTATTAATGCAGTTGATATAGCAAAATCTGCGCCGTCAGCCTGCAATAGACAGGCGACACGTGTCTATATTGTTCAAGAGAGAGAAAAAATCGATAAAGTTCTTTCTTATCAAAATGGTAATAAAGGATTTGGACATCTCGCTAACAAGTTATTGATTTTGACAACCGAGATTGCAAGTTTTAGAGGGGCTGCTGAGCGAAATTTTGGGTGGATAGACAGTGGGATTTTTGCGATGAATTTAATGTATGCGCTCCATTACCTAAATATTGGTTCTTGCTGTTTGAATGCAGGATTCAGCCCTTTTATAGAAAAAAAAATTCGCCAATTATGCGAAATCCCTTCTGAAGAAGTTATATGTCTGTTTATAGCATGTGGCTTTGTGCCAGATAATATTGATTTAACAAAATCTACACGTAAAAAGACCAAGGAATTGATAAGATTGAGATAA
- a CDS encoding polysaccharide pyruvyl transferase family protein — protein sequence MKIAIITMHRVLNFGSVLQAYSTCYIIKHFGFEPEIINYMEPRHTNLGAVKDILDNISFDDIQIWKIPMQIGIKMLKVVSYFIQRMKFNLFLSRNLPIGSKKYFSCDGLMKNPPEADIFMTGSDQVWNSEYNNGVDRAYFLDFVSVRRPRISYASSFGQDKILKSEADEVRSLLKKYQAISVRESSGVQIISEMGIEGAAHVLDPTLLLSRSEWEQQFLLEESPEDEPYLLIYSVERSIDTIIYTTAKKIADSLGLRIVFLSQAAKLNSMKGCDVQRSFTDVETFLRYFYNARFVVASSFHGLAFSINFERQFAVILPPRYNTRLRSLLNLFDLSGRIVEKNIDLGRLTDRIDYRRVSHLLQMEREKSFDFLTSNLSDI from the coding sequence ATGAAAATTGCTATAATAACAATGCATAGAGTTCTCAATTTTGGATCAGTGCTTCAGGCTTACAGTACTTGTTATATTATTAAACATTTTGGGTTTGAGCCAGAAATTATAAACTATATGGAACCCCGTCATACAAACTTGGGGGCTGTAAAAGATATCCTCGATAATATATCATTTGACGATATCCAAATTTGGAAGATCCCAATGCAAATAGGGATAAAAATGCTCAAGGTGGTAAGTTATTTTATTCAGCGTATGAAATTTAATCTTTTCCTGTCTCGGAATTTACCAATTGGGTCCAAAAAATATTTTTCATGTGATGGGCTTATGAAAAATCCTCCAGAGGCTGATATTTTTATGACTGGTAGTGATCAGGTTTGGAACAGCGAATATAACAACGGGGTTGATCGAGCATATTTTTTAGACTTTGTTTCAGTTAGAAGACCTCGGATTTCCTATGCTTCTTCTTTTGGGCAAGACAAAATTCTAAAATCCGAAGCTGATGAAGTCAGAAGCCTGTTAAAGAAATATCAAGCAATAAGTGTCAGAGAATCTTCGGGGGTTCAAATTATCTCTGAAATGGGTATTGAGGGGGCCGCACATGTACTTGATCCAACTTTATTACTTTCGCGCAGCGAGTGGGAACAACAATTTTTATTAGAGGAATCCCCGGAAGACGAACCTTATCTGCTTATATATTCAGTTGAAAGATCAATAGATACGATTATTTACACGACCGCTAAAAAGATTGCAGATTCCTTAGGATTACGGATTGTTTTTTTGTCGCAAGCTGCCAAGCTTAACTCTATGAAAGGGTGTGATGTTCAGCGTAGTTTTACTGATGTTGAAACTTTTTTAAGGTATTTTTATAATGCCAGATTTGTTGTTGCCAGCTCATTTCACGGCCTTGCATTTTCAATTAATTTTGAACGGCAATTTGCTGTTATTCTTCCTCCAAGGTATAATACTCGCTTAAGAAGTCTTTTGAACCTTTTCGACCTTTCGGGAAGAATAGTTGAAAAAAATATTGATTTGGGTCGGCTTACTGATCGAATTGATTACAGGAGAGTGTCTCACTTACTCCAAATGGAAAGAGAAAAATCGTTTGACTTTCTAACCTCCAATTTGTCTGATATATAG
- a CDS encoding DsbA family oxidoreductase: MQLSEHNADSDRPRLEIFSDYIUPWCYFSTGCIDKLNKTYDIEIQWRAYPLQPDVPEQGLPIARLLEEKGLLVTPEQVNANLKATAQSYDLPFGEGKMIYNSRLAQEIGLWAQDCGKAHRFHDAAFKAYFVDDRNLADKSVILDLAASADLDVAEAEEIIDSRSYADAVDRDWAKARELELVAAPTFLMKGQRLVGAKPYQILEKMVAQVMGEVQN, translated from the coding sequence ATGCAGTTAAGTGAACACAATGCCGATTCTGATCGGCCTCGTCTGGAGATTTTCAGCGACTATATCTGACCCTGGTGCTACTTCAGTACAGGCTGTATTGATAAATTAAATAAGACCTACGATATCGAAATCCAGTGGCGGGCCTACCCGCTGCAACCGGATGTGCCCGAACAAGGATTACCCATCGCCCGACTGCTGGAGGAAAAAGGTTTGCTGGTCACCCCGGAACAGGTGAACGCCAATCTTAAAGCCACGGCCCAAAGCTATGATCTGCCCTTTGGGGAGGGGAAGATGATCTATAATTCCCGTCTGGCCCAGGAGATCGGCCTGTGGGCCCAGGATTGCGGCAAAGCTCACCGGTTTCATGATGCGGCGTTCAAAGCCTATTTTGTGGATGATCGAAATCTGGCGGACAAATCGGTGATCCTGGATTTAGCGGCGTCGGCGGATCTGGATGTGGCCGAAGCAGAGGAGATCATTGATTCAAGATCCTATGCCGATGCCGTGGACCGGGATTGGGCAAAGGCCCGGGAGCTTGAACTTGTGGCTGCCCCAACTTTTTTGATGAAGGGTCAAAGGCTTGTGGGTGCAAAACCGTATCAGATTCTTGAAAAAATGGTGGCACAGGTAATGGGTGAAGTTCAGAACTGA
- a CDS encoding O-antigen ligase family protein: MKSTVYSKAVLTIICILIVFTPLARGSVHPWASSVMQFGVILSCLLLVIESLHFDTVLIPKTPLNLPLFVLVVMAGVSMMVSPHRALAWQGYLMLLTYVGVYLLGRSVVRTREQQRLVVYTIIGTALFLSVFGLFKRFGVNPFPFWQYDELRYSPEFVSATYGNHNHLAGFIEMALPFLLVLLLTRTRSVAWLMVIIYLALVLVAVQALTLSRGGWAAMAFSIAFMVMMLLSQKRFYSKKLILVLTGITLVISVFILASSPIVSRVMTVAQKDEAASAESRVTAWKGTVEMIKDYPFFGTGPGTYSAEFPAYQPPGLGVIFKHAHNDYLHFTADMGLWVIPVMIWMLVVFFKAGFKNRESRSRQTSGFALAAMVAVVAILVHSIVDFNLHIPANAFVFCVIVSVFQPFRYKSGQPKPAERNLGLENPITETI; the protein is encoded by the coding sequence ATGAAATCAACGGTTTACAGTAAAGCTGTGCTGACGATCATTTGCATTCTGATTGTTTTTACACCCTTGGCCCGGGGCAGTGTCCACCCTTGGGCATCGTCCGTGATGCAGTTTGGGGTGATTCTTTCCTGCCTTCTGCTGGTTATCGAAAGCCTTCATTTTGATACCGTGTTGATCCCCAAAACCCCTTTGAACCTGCCGTTATTTGTTCTGGTTGTCATGGCCGGTGTTTCCATGATGGTTTCACCCCACCGGGCCCTTGCCTGGCAGGGCTATTTGATGTTGCTGACCTATGTCGGCGTTTATCTGTTAGGCCGGTCGGTGGTGCGTACCCGAGAGCAGCAGCGGCTTGTGGTGTATACTATTATCGGTACGGCGTTATTTTTATCCGTGTTTGGGTTGTTCAAGCGGTTTGGGGTGAATCCTTTCCCCTTCTGGCAGTATGATGAACTGCGGTACAGTCCTGAGTTTGTCTCCGCCACCTACGGCAACCATAACCATCTGGCCGGGTTCATTGAAATGGCCTTGCCCTTTTTGCTTGTGTTGCTGTTGACGCGAACGCGCAGTGTGGCATGGCTGATGGTGATTATTTATCTGGCCCTGGTGTTGGTGGCGGTCCAGGCATTGACTTTGTCCCGGGGCGGGTGGGCCGCCATGGCATTTTCCATTGCGTTCATGGTGATGATGCTTTTGAGTCAGAAGCGGTTTTACAGCAAGAAATTGATTCTGGTGTTGACGGGTATTACCCTGGTCATTTCCGTCTTTATTCTGGCAAGCTCTCCCATTGTCTCCCGGGTGATGACCGTTGCCCAAAAAGATGAAGCCGCCAGCGCAGAATCCCGGGTGACCGCATGGAAAGGCACTGTGGAGATGATCAAAGACTATCCTTTTTTCGGCACAGGGCCCGGGACATACTCTGCCGAATTCCCGGCATACCAGCCCCCGGGTCTGGGGGTGATATTTAAACATGCCCACAATGATTATCTACATTTTACGGCTGACATGGGTCTATGGGTAATCCCGGTGATGATCTGGATGCTCGTTGTTTTTTTTAAGGCGGGCTTTAAAAACAGAGAGAGCCGCAGCCGGCAGACCAGCGGATTTGCCCTGGCGGCTATGGTTGCGGTGGTGGCCATTCTGGTTCACAGTATCGTGGATTTTAATTTGCATATCCCGGCCAATGCCTTTGTCTTTTGTGTGATTGTATCTGTGTTTCAACCTTTTCGTTATAAATCCGGTCAGCCCAAACCGGCTGAAAGAAATTTGGGATTAGAAAATCCCATAACCGAAACTATCTGA
- a CDS encoding glycosyltransferase — MKSEKKNAQNNLAIVIPAYKAKFFREALSSIECQTCKNFHVYIGDDGSPDDLYSIIKNFTDKMPISYHRFDHNIGRDDLVAHWERCIDLVQDEEWIWFFSDDDTMDTICVEKFYSALQDAPKNNIFHFNVKKITSNGNILEGESYPDYPSVYSAQEFCRDRLLFRQQSFFVEFVFRKSKFIEVGRLQKFDLAWGTDVATCIKLAHPEGIIAIDGAYVYWRKSSYNISPDNSSSMVNRKLTAVVAFFEWLIIYAKHQGFNLLTSPLRVYVRRLINFRCKQNLFKTLIDFVRLLRLYFSVKEQKQ; from the coding sequence ATGAAAAGTGAAAAAAAAAATGCTCAGAATAATTTGGCTATCGTTATTCCAGCGTATAAAGCCAAATTTTTTCGTGAAGCCCTGTCATCCATTGAATGTCAAACCTGTAAAAATTTCCATGTGTACATTGGTGATGATGGCAGTCCGGATGATTTATATTCTATAATCAAAAATTTTACTGATAAAATGCCGATAAGCTATCATAGATTCGATCATAACATAGGTCGCGATGATCTCGTGGCACACTGGGAACGATGTATTGATCTCGTTCAGGATGAGGAGTGGATCTGGTTTTTTTCCGACGATGATACAATGGATACAATTTGCGTAGAAAAATTTTACTCAGCGCTTCAAGACGCTCCAAAGAACAATATTTTTCATTTTAATGTAAAAAAAATTACTTCAAATGGCAATATTTTGGAGGGTGAAAGCTATCCAGATTATCCCTCTGTATATTCGGCTCAAGAATTTTGTCGGGACCGCCTGCTTTTCAGACAACAAAGCTTTTTTGTGGAGTTTGTCTTCCGAAAATCAAAGTTTATTGAAGTTGGAAGGTTGCAAAAATTTGATTTGGCATGGGGGACGGATGTTGCAACCTGTATCAAATTAGCTCATCCCGAAGGCATAATCGCAATTGATGGTGCATATGTGTATTGGAGAAAAAGTTCTTATAATATTTCTCCGGACAACTCTTCTTCAATGGTTAACCGAAAGTTGACGGCTGTTGTGGCTTTTTTTGAATGGCTAATTATTTATGCAAAACATCAAGGCTTTAACCTCCTGACAAGTCCGCTGAGGGTCTACGTACGGCGGTTGATTAATTTTAGATGTAAACAGAATCTATTTAAAACTTTGATCGATTTTGTACGCCTATTACGATTATATTTCTCGGTAAAGGAGCAAAAGCAATGA